The sequence GAGTAATTTATAATCTGTTTAGGCTGAATATCTTGAAACTGTTCCGTCATAAAGGTATTTTCTTTACCCAAATTCAATTTCTGTCTGTGAATACAAGAATAGATATTAGGGGACGGAATTCAAGGTTAACTTTTAAAGGAAGAGTTAGTGCTAGAACTGGTGTAACACTAGCCGTGCGAAACGGGGATTTAGTGATAGGTAATAATGTTTTTTTTAATAATGGTTGTATTGTTACATGTCATGAACGTATAAAAATTGGTGATAACTGCTTGTTTGGACCAAATGTTTTATTCTATGATCATGATCATATTTATGGACACGGGAAAATTGTTAATAAGGAAGGCTATAAGAAAGCACCTGTTGAGCTAGGGAATAATATCTTTGTTGGAGCTAATTCTGTGATTTTAAAGGGAAGTATAATTGGTGATAATTGTGTTAT comes from Paenibacillus sp. 19GGS1-52 and encodes:
- a CDS encoding acyltransferase; this encodes MMYINMIIRVIYNLFRLNILKLFRHKGIFFTQIQFLSVNTRIDIRGRNSRLTFKGRVSARTGVTLAVRNGDLVIGNNVFFNNGCIVTCHERIKIGDNCLFGPNVLFYDHDHIYGHGKIVNKEGYKKAPVELGNNIFVGANSVILKGSIIGDNCVIGAGTIIKGIIPANSLVHQKVEVVIKPIV